The genomic window GAACTGCTGTCTAAAAACTCTCCTGAGCAGTTTATCGAAAAATACTACAAAATCATCCAAAAGGCCTGCCAGATCGATTTTCTGGATTGCCTGGCGCATATCGATGTTTACCGCCGGCTGGGAATGAAGATGTTTCCGGAGCAGGCTTCGCGGATCGATTACGAGGTGATCGACGAGACCATGGAACATCTCGTGAAGTACGGCCTGCCGGTCGAGGTCAACACTTCCGGTATGCGTCATGGGATCGGTGACTGGTATCCGTCCAAACCGCTTTTGACTCGTATGCGCCAGGCAGGCGTCTTGATCGGCGGGCTGGGAAGCGACTCCCACCATCCGGACCACCTGGCGACAGATTTTGAGATGGCTCACCTGCTGGTGCATGAGACCTTTCCGGAGATCTACGAGGATTGAGTGTAGTCCGCCTCCACAGGGATTTTTATCTGCGTCCCACTCTCGATGTGGCCCGAGAACTATTGGGCAAAGTTTTCGTTTACAGGGATGAACAGCTTTTGTCCGGCCGTATTGTCGAGGTCGAGGCCTATATCGGTCAGGATGATCCAGCCTGCCATGCGCGTTTCGGCAGGACCGCCCGTAATGCCGTAATGTTCGGACAGGGCGGATTCACGTATGTATACTTTATCTATGGAATGTACGATATGCTTAATTTCGTATGCGAAAGAGAAGGTTTCCCGGCCGCCTGCCTGGTCCGGGCGCTTGAACCGCTGGAGGGAATCGAACTCATGAAGAAAAGGCGGGGTACCGACGATATCGTCAGGCTGACCAGCGGACCGGGTAAGCTGACCCGGGCTTTCGGATTGACGGTTGCGCAGTCGGGTCTTGATCTGGTTTCCGACGGGATCTATGTTGCCGACGACGGTTTTGTGCCGGATAAGATCGGGCAGTCACCCCGGATCGGTATCAAAACGGGGCTCGATTTAAAGTGGCGCTTTTTTATCGAGGGCAATAAATTTGTGTCGAAAGTTAAAACTGTACAGACCAGTGATGGTTAAATATCTTGGGTGAGTTATGTTTGATCTGGAAAGAGCACTGCTTTCAATACCTATCTTTTTGCTGGCGTTGACGGTTCATGAGTTCGCTCATGGCTACGCCGCATATCGTTTGGGCGACCGGACGGCATTCAATGCCGGGCGACTGACATTCAATCCCCTGGCGCATATAGACCCGATGGGCGCGCTGGTGTTCGTCCTGTCCGGGTTCAGGTTCGGGTGGGCCAAACCGGTTCCGGTCGACCTGCGCAATGTCGGTGACCTTAAACGGGGGATGCTCCAGACCGCCGCCGCGGGACCGGCCTCGAATGTATTGCAGGCTTTCATCTTTGGCACTATAATCCGATTCGCCGGCTATCCGATATACATCCTGGCTTCTCCCGAAAATGATGTCGCTACTGTTATCGGTAAGCTGATGTGGTATGGTGTGCTGGTCAACCTCAGCCTCGGATTTTTCAATATGTTGCCGGTACCTCCGCTGGACGGTTCCAAGATCCTGTATGGGCTCCTTCCGAGGGGCAAAGAACGGATCGCCCTGCAACTTGAGCAGGTCGGGCCGATGCTTTTGATCGGTTTGATAGCGGTCAGTTTCTTTTTGCATATACCAATTATATGGACTTTGATCGGACCTTTTGTCAAGATCTTCGTCTACCTGTTTACGGGACAGTCGTTGCCGTGGTAAGAACCTGCGCCATAGCCCTGATTATCGTAGTGAGTTCATTTGTTTTTCAGTGCGCCGGTAGCAGGCAGTTGACGAAATCCGAGATGGATGATTTAGAATCAGATTTCTATGAGCTTCTACAAGCCCGTGAAAGGCAATTGAAGAACTCGGCTTATCTGGTGCAGGTGCGGGTCAACGCTCCCGATTTAAAGAAAAAATTCAACATGGAAATCTATTCCGAAGGTGATTCGGTCTCATTTTATTCTCCCGGTTTTTTGGGCAAGGGGACTTTCAAGGGAATTATCAGCGGAGATTCACTGCGTTTCTATTTGCCGGCAGAAAAAGCATATTACAGCGGATTGTGGTACGAGCTGACAGAACCCGATCTGGGGCGCTGGCGCGATGTCTTCGAATTAGTCCTGTATCTCTTGAGCGGAAAAATGGTTCCGCCCGGGGAGGAGAATTCGGCCGAGCTTCCCTACAGGCTCGAGCCTGCCGATGAGCGCAACCTTCTCGAGGGCACGACCGGCAACTGGAAATGGAAGTTTTTGTTCGACGGCGACAGGTTCGACATGGCCGTCTTTGGCTGGATCAAGGATCTTCTGATGGTCAATTTTCATATTTACAATTACAGCGATCAGGTCCCGTTTTTTGAGTTCGAAAAAGCCTATATTTTTTACAGCGACCGTCTTCAGTTGACCGGACAAAACAGCGATCAAGCGGTCGAAAGTGAGATCAGGCTGACCTTTATCCGCCAGAAATCCAACATCGAAATACCTCCCGAAAAATTCGAGCTGGAGATTCCCTCAGGCGCCGAGAAGATCTACCGTCTTCTGCCGGAATGAGCTTGTTGTTGACAAAGCAGAGCGTGATTAGTTAAATTAAATCCCATCAGGCCAGGCATGACCTGGTTTTTTTGATTTTTGAGGTGTAGGATGTCGCTTTATCGACGGGTAATAGATTATCTTCTTCCGTACTGGAAGCATATCCTGCTTTCGGCCTTCAGCATGTTCTTCTTCGCCCTTTTGTCAGGCGCGCTGGTGTGGCTGATGGGGCCCTTGATGAGCACCCTGTTCGAGACCGGCAATTATGCCATGGTGTCCGGGGAGGCTGTCCCGGCCGACACAGCATCGGGCACCTCAGGTGATCTCAGCGAAGGGCAGAAGATTGCCAGCGGATTCGACAGTCTGCGTGAACGGATGAAGGAATTCGTCAATTCGCTGATCATCGCCGACAGTAAACTCGATACCCTGGCCAACCTGTGTGTCGCGGTAGTTTTGATCGCGCTTTTCAAAAGCCTGTTTTTCTATACCCAGGGTTATTTTATGGCCTATGCCGAACAGCGCTTCATTCGCAACCTGCGGGTAGACCTGTTCAGCAGGTACCAGAAGCTGTCATTGAATTACTTTCACGGCACCCGGACCGGGCAATTGATCAGCCATGTCACCAACGATGTCAATATCGTGCGCGAATCTCTGGACCAGTCGTTTAACCGGATCACTCGCGATCCGCTTCTGGCAGTGATCTATATCGGGTTCATGTTCGTGATCAGCTACAAGTTGCTGTTGATCTCGATTCTGGTACTGCCTCTGACTTTCACCGTCATGTTTTTGATCGGGCGGACACTGAGGCGGTATTCGCGTGTGGCGCAGGAGCGGATGGCCGATGTCAACACTGTGCTGGAGGAGAATGTCTCGAATATGCGCATCGTCAAGGGCTTTAACACCGACAGTTACGAGATCGGTAAATTTGCCCGTCAGGCCGATGACTACTTTCGCACACTATTGAAAATTTCGCGTGTACGGCTTCTGTCCAATCCGACTAACGAGCTTTTAGGGACCCTGGCGACGGTCGTGATCCTCTGGTTCGGCGGGCAGAAGGTTTTAGCCGGGAGCGGGCTCTCCGCCTCGGATTTCGTGCTGTTTGCTTTTGCCATGTTTTCCCTGATCGCGCCGGTCAAATCGCTTTCCAATTTGCATATCAAGATACAGGAGGGGATGGCGGCCGCGGAGCGGATCTTCCGGGTGATCGATACGCCGATCGAGGTCAAAGAGGCCGATGACGCAGTAGAAAAGGATTCTTTCGAAGACAGGATCGTTTTTGAAAATGTCTCTTTCTCCTATGAAAACACTCCGGACGTTTTGAAAGATATCGATTTCACGGTCAAAAAAGGTGAGTTGATCGCGATCGTGGGACCTTCGGGTGCCGGCAAATCGACCCTTTGTGATTTGATACCGCGTTTCTACGATCCGAGTTCGGGACGAATAGTGATGGACGGGATCGATCTGCGCAAAATCAAGCTGAAATCTCTGCGTTCTCTTCTGGGTATTGTCACTCAGGAGACGATGTTGTTCAACGATACGATTTACAATAACGTCACTTACGGCCTCGACGATATTAACCGCAAAAAAGTCGAAGATGCCTGCCGGATCGCCAATGCCTATGATTTTATCACCGCCTTCGACAAGGGCTTCGACACTCCCATCGGCAACAAAGGGGTGATGCTCTCCGGGGGACAGCGCCAGAGGCTGGCTATCGCGCGGGCAGTGCTTCGCGACCCGGATATCCTGATCTTTGACGAAGCGACATCATCGCTGGATACCGAATCGGAGCAGTTGGTGCAGGAGGCTATCGACCGTCTGTTAAAAGGCCGGACGACGTTTGTGATCGCCCACCGCCTGTCGACGATTTTGAATGCCGACAAGATCCTGGTTGTCGAAAATGGTAGCCTGGTAGAGAGCGGAACTCATCGGGAACTGCTCGCCAGCCAGGGGCTGTATCGCAGGTTGTACAAACTGCAGTTTAAAGCAGAGGTCTCGCATGGGGCTTGATACCTCCACATCCTCAGGTAAATTCCTTAAAGGAATCGAGACAGGCTTTAAGAGACTGGCATTTCAAATCTTTCGATTGAGCGGAAAGATTAAAAAAGCCGAGGGTGAATTCGAACCGGATAAAATCAAAAAAGTCCTCTTCATCGCCCATTTCAAGCTGGGTGACATGATCGTATCGCTTCCGGTTTATCACAATCTCAGAAAACAGTATCCAGATTTACAGATCGATGTCCTGTGCAGTCGAGGCAACCGTGAGATCATCAAAAATGATCCAAATATAGATAATATTCATGTCTACAATAAAAAACCGCTCAAGGATAAAAAGATCATGGCCCGCTTGAAACGGGAAAGTTACGATTGCGTGGTCGATTTGTTATTCGGCGATTCTGTCACGGCCCTGATTCAGACCGCCCTGATCGCGGGAAGCGCATTTAAGCTGGCGGTTGGAAAGCGGAAGTATTCCCGTCATTATGATCTGGCGACGGCGGCCGAGGATCGGCCACAGCCGGTGATCGACCGCACCGCCCGGGTCCTTAAGCTGTTTACTGTCGAACCGCAGAAGGCTGATCTCCGACCGAAAATATATCTTTCTGATGACGAAAGACGTGCGAGCGCAGAGTTTGTATCCGAGATGAGGTCAAAGTACGATACGGTCGTATGCATCAACCTCTCGGCCGGACGGCCCGCCCGCACCTGGCCATTGAGCAAATACGTATTGCTTCTGAAAATCCTTCATGCCGATTATCCCGATACCGGCTTTGTGCTGAACTATGCTCCCGATGAATATGAAAAGGCCGTGCGCGTGACCGAACTCGATCTGAAGCGGATTCATCCGCTACCGCGCGGGCTTAAATTCATGGAGGTCGCAGGTTTTTTGAGCCGGGTGGACTACTTCATTTCACCCGACACTTCACTGCATCATATTGCCGCCGCTTTCGATATACCCTCGATCATTTTCTTCTCCGGCAACGACGACAACTTCACGATCTGGCAACCCTACAACCGATGTATTCATCCATTGCGCTCGAGTGACTATTACGAGGTCGCTCCGATAATGCCGGAACAGGTAGCTCTCGAATACGAGAGGCTGATATCCACTCATCCAGCGGAGAAGACTCAATGAGTTCCAGGCGCTTGTCTGTGGCGATGATTGCCCGCAATGCTGAAAAGCAGATCGAGGCTTCGCTGAAGTCGGTCGATTGGGCTGAGGAGCTGTGTGTGGCCGACACCGGATCAGCGGACAATACCAAAGATACAGCTGAAAGGTGCGGGGCCAGGGTTGCAAGTATAAGTTTCGAGGGCTTCGGGTTTGCAAAACAGAAAGCTGTGGAGATGACATCTCATGACTGGGTGCTGTCGCTCGATTCGGATGAGGTGGTAACCTCGGGCTTAAAACGTGGCCTGCGAGGCTTCCTGACGAATCCCGCCGGTTATGACGGAGTTGAGTTTGTGAGGGTGACGAATTTCTGCGGTCACTGGATTCTGCACGGCGGATGGTATCCGGAGTACGTCTTGAGGCTGTTCGACAAGCGCAAGGCGAACTACAACGACAAACTGATTCATGAGTCTGTCGGTCCTGTTGAAAAAATCAAACGGGTCGAGGGGCATTTACTGCATTTCAGCTATCCTGATCTGAAATCGTACCTGGCCAAGCTGAAAGAATACTCCCGCCTGAAAGCCGAAGCTGATCGGGAGGTTGCTTTTTTGAAGAAATTTTTGTTTTTATTCATCAAACCGGGATTGGTGTTTGTGAAGAAATTTATCTTCCAGAAAGGCTTTGCCGACGGCCTGCCCGGATTGTGGATCGCCTGCCTGTCGGCTTACGGTCAGGTGTTGAGGTATCTCTATGGTCTCACGCAAAGATTCTGAATTGAAAGTCGCGATAGCCGACCTGGGAAAGGGTTTTCGTGGCGGGCAGAGGCAGGCCTGCAACCTGGCCTGCGGTCTCAAGGACAGGGATATCAGTGTGCGTGTGATCGGCTATCCCGATGGCCGGCTGATAAACAAGTGCCGGGAGATGGGGATAGTAACTTATCCGGCCTCCTATGATGCTCTCACGCTGGTGTTCGATGCCTACCGGATCGCCTGCGATTTAAAACATGCCGGGGTCAATGTCTACCAGGCTTCGGAAACAAAGGCGCATATGCTGGGAGTGATGATCAAGAAGTTCTATCATCAACTGAAAGTAGTGGTCACCTCGCGCACCTGCCTGACGAATCCGAGCCTGTTGTCGAAATGGTTCAAGTATCGCACGCTGGCAATAGACCGCTATGTGGCGGTCTGCCGGGCAGTAAAGGATCATCTGAAAAAAGTCGGGGTCGATGACGAGAAGATCGAGGTGATTTATTCCGGTTTTGTGCCCGGTTACTTCAATCCCTGCGAACGGGAAAAAAGAGACCTGTTCGTGGTCGGAACCGCCTGCCAGTTGATGGAGGGCAAGGGGGTGGAAGTTATTCTTAAAGCACTCGGCCACGCGCGACAGAAGCTCGGAAAATTCGAATTTCGTGTCGCCGGAAACGGTCCCCTGAAGGATAAATTTGAGTCGATGGCAGGGGAATACGGTATCTCTGACAATGTCAGATTTCTTGGATTTGTCGAGGATATGGCTGATTTCTACCGTTTCCTGGATGTCTTTGTGCTGGCCTCATTTTCCGAGGGGATCGCCGGATCCTTGATTGAAGCGGGATCATGCGGAGCGGTTCCGGTCGGTTCGCGTGTGGGCGGAATCCCGGAAGTGATCGACGACGGCCAAAACGGTTTCACATTCGAGGCCGGTGATTCTGAACAACTGGCTGATGTCTTGATAAAGCTTGCGGGTGACACAGATCTGCGGGAGCGGATGAGTCAGGGGTTTATGCGCAAAAAAGAGATCTTCAACATGGAACGGACGCTTGATGATTACCTCACTTTGTATCAAAAGCTGTTGTCACAATAAAAGAACACCATTTATGAGATGACTGGTATGCGGGATATG from Candidatus Zixiibacteriota bacterium includes these protein-coding regions:
- a CDS encoding DNA-3-methyladenine glycosylase, with protein sequence MSVVRLHRDFYLRPTLDVARELLGKVFVYRDEQLLSGRIVEVEAYIGQDDPACHARFGRTARNAVMFGQGGFTYVYFIYGMYDMLNFVCEREGFPAACLVRALEPLEGIELMKKRRGTDDIVRLTSGPGKLTRAFGLTVAQSGLDLVSDGIYVADDGFVPDKIGQSPRIGIKTGLDLKWRFFIEGNKFVSKVKTVQTSDG
- a CDS encoding ATP-binding cassette domain-containing protein, yielding MSLYRRVIDYLLPYWKHILLSAFSMFFFALLSGALVWLMGPLMSTLFETGNYAMVSGEAVPADTASGTSGDLSEGQKIASGFDSLRERMKEFVNSLIIADSKLDTLANLCVAVVLIALFKSLFFYTQGYFMAYAEQRFIRNLRVDLFSRYQKLSLNYFHGTRTGQLISHVTNDVNIVRESLDQSFNRITRDPLLAVIYIGFMFVISYKLLLISILVLPLTFTVMFLIGRTLRRYSRVAQERMADVNTVLEENVSNMRIVKGFNTDSYEIGKFARQADDYFRTLLKISRVRLLSNPTNELLGTLATVVILWFGGQKVLAGSGLSASDFVLFAFAMFSLIAPVKSLSNLHIKIQEGMAAAERIFRVIDTPIEVKEADDAVEKDSFEDRIVFENVSFSYENTPDVLKDIDFTVKKGELIAIVGPSGAGKSTLCDLIPRFYDPSSGRIVMDGIDLRKIKLKSLRSLLGIVTQETMLFNDTIYNNVTYGLDDINRKKVEDACRIANAYDFITAFDKGFDTPIGNKGVMLSGGQRQRLAIARAVLRDPDILIFDEATSSLDTESEQLVQEAIDRLLKGRTTFVIAHRLSTILNADKILVVENGSLVESGTHRELLASQGLYRRLYKLQFKAEVSHGA
- a CDS encoding glycosyltransferase, with translation MVSRKDSELKVAIADLGKGFRGGQRQACNLACGLKDRDISVRVIGYPDGRLINKCREMGIVTYPASYDALTLVFDAYRIACDLKHAGVNVYQASETKAHMLGVMIKKFYHQLKVVVTSRTCLTNPSLLSKWFKYRTLAIDRYVAVCRAVKDHLKKVGVDDEKIEVIYSGFVPGYFNPCEREKRDLFVVGTACQLMEGKGVEVILKALGHARQKLGKFEFRVAGNGPLKDKFESMAGEYGISDNVRFLGFVEDMADFYRFLDVFVLASFSEGIAGSLIEAGSCGAVPVGSRVGGIPEVIDDGQNGFTFEAGDSEQLADVLIKLAGDTDLRERMSQGFMRKKEIFNMERTLDDYLTLYQKLLSQ
- a CDS encoding DUF4292 domain-containing protein, which encodes MDFDRTFCQDLRLPVYGTVVAVVRTCAIALIIVVSSFVFQCAGSRQLTKSEMDDLESDFYELLQARERQLKNSAYLVQVRVNAPDLKKKFNMEIYSEGDSVSFYSPGFLGKGTFKGIISGDSLRFYLPAEKAYYSGLWYELTEPDLGRWRDVFELVLYLLSGKMVPPGEENSAELPYRLEPADERNLLEGTTGNWKWKFLFDGDRFDMAVFGWIKDLLMVNFHIYNYSDQVPFFEFEKAYIFYSDRLQLTGQNSDQAVESEIRLTFIRQKSNIEIPPEKFELEIPSGAEKIYRLLPE
- a CDS encoding site-2 protease family protein, with the translated sequence MFDLERALLSIPIFLLALTVHEFAHGYAAYRLGDRTAFNAGRLTFNPLAHIDPMGALVFVLSGFRFGWAKPVPVDLRNVGDLKRGMLQTAAAGPASNVLQAFIFGTIIRFAGYPIYILASPENDVATVIGKLMWYGVLVNLSLGFFNMLPVPPLDGSKILYGLLPRGKERIALQLEQVGPMLLIGLIAVSFFLHIPIIWTLIGPFVKIFVYLFTGQSLPW
- a CDS encoding glycosyltransferase; this translates as MSSRRLSVAMIARNAEKQIEASLKSVDWAEELCVADTGSADNTKDTAERCGARVASISFEGFGFAKQKAVEMTSHDWVLSLDSDEVVTSGLKRGLRGFLTNPAGYDGVEFVRVTNFCGHWILHGGWYPEYVLRLFDKRKANYNDKLIHESVGPVEKIKRVEGHLLHFSYPDLKSYLAKLKEYSRLKAEADREVAFLKKFLFLFIKPGLVFVKKFIFQKGFADGLPGLWIACLSAYGQVLRYLYGLTQRF